TCGAAGGCGCCGGGCTGAATCGAATTGATGGTGACGTTCTTGTCGGCGACGGTGCGGGCAACGCCGGCGAAGAAGGCGGTGAGGCCGGCACGGGCGCCCGATGATAGATCGAGGCCGGGGAGCGGCGCTTTCACCGAACTCGAGGTGATGTTGACGATGCGGCCGAAACGGCGCTCCGCCATCTTGTCGATGACCTTCTGCGTCAGCTCGATGGCCACCACCATGTTGGCGATGACGCCGTCGATGATCATGTCGCGCGACAATTCGCGGAAATCGCGCGGCGGCGGGCCGCCATTGTTGTTGACCAGAATGTCGGGTTCGGCACAGGCAGCGAACAGGGCCTTCTGGCCTTCTGCCGTTGCAACGTCGGCGACGACGGCGTGCGTTTTGGCGCCGGTCGCCTTGGCGATCTCGGCGGCGGTGGCCTCCACCGTTTTGGCGTCGCGGCCATTGATGACGACTTCGACGCCCGCTTCGGCGAGGGCGAAGGCGCAGGCCTTGCCGAGCCCGCGGCTCGACGCACAGACGATGGCCTTGCGGCCGGCGATACCAAGATCCATGGGATTTTCCTCGACTTGAAGCAGGGGCTACACTGATAGGATACCGTCAGAGAGGGTCAAGGCCGAAGCCACACAAGGATTTTCCCCTCCCCCTTGTGGGGAGGGGCTAGGGGTGGGGGTCGGAGATGGCGAGCCGCCAGAATGGTGACGACCGTATTTGGGCGGTTGTTGATCGGACAAAATCGCCGCCTCAGCGCGAGTTTGCGCGCCACATGCGGGCTGATCCGACGGACGCAGAGCGAAAGCTGTGGTGGCACTTGCGCCACCGCATCGAACTTCGAGCTACCCATTTTCGGCGCCAGGTTCGTATCGGACCTTACATCGCGGACTTTGCGAGCCACCGGTTGAAGCTGATTATTGAACTCGACGGCAGCCAGCATGCCAATCGCAATAGCGATGTTGTGAGAACACAGCGGCTCGAGGCGGACGGTTATCGCGTGCTGCGGTTTTGGAACAACGATGTGCTGACAAATATCGATGGCGTGTTGGAGGTCATCGTCAGCGCCGTATCGCTACTACCCCCACCCCCGACCCCTCCCCACAAGGGGGAGGGGAGAAGAAGGCGTTAACGCCCTGCGACGTCCTGTCGCCTGACTGTCGCACAGCCTTGCTACCTCCCCGAAATCGACCGGGACCATTCGATTCGAGGGGGCTTGATATGCTGCGCGATCCCGCCAAAGACGTGATGGAAAAGGCCTACGCCAAGTGGGCGCCGGTTTACGACGTGCTGTGCGGACCGGTGTTTCTCAATGGCCGGCGCGCCGCGGCCAAAGCCGCGCATGACGTGGGCGGCCGTATCCTGGAGATCGGGGTTGGCACCGGGCTTTCCTTCGACGATTACGATACGACGACCGAGATCACCGGCATCGACATTTCCGAACCGATGATTGCGCGGGCGCGTGAGCGCGTGGCGAGCGGCCGCTATCCGTTCGTCAAGGAACTGCGCGTGATGGATGCGAGCGCGCTCGATTTCCCGGACGGGTCCTTCGACTGCGTGGTCGGCCAGTTCGTCATTACGCTCGTCGACAATCCGGAGAAGGTGCTGTCGGAATGCGCGCGGGTGCTGCGCCCCGGCGGGCAGATCATCCTGGTCAATCACCTTTACTCGGAGAAGGGCATCGCCGCCGCGGTCGAGCGGCTGCTGGCGCAGCACGCCCGCAAGCTCGGCCTGCGCCCCGAATTCCCGTTCCAGCGGCTGGCCGACTGGGCGCGCAGCCATGGCGGCGCCGAACTCATCGAGCGGCGCAAGGTCAAGCCGTTCGGTGTTTATACTTTGGTGCGTTTTCGGAGAGCCGAAAGGCAAAGCGCGGCGGCGTAATCTTCCTTGACCCTCCCCCTCCAGGGGAGGGTGAAGAGGAAGGCGCTGTCACATCCCTGTCATGGACTTCTGCTAATGGGCCGAGACATGAAGCACAACCGACGTAAGGAGACGCCGTGACGGAACCCGCCACGCGGCGCTTTCGTGCGCTTTTCATCTCCGATATCCATCTCGGCACTCGCGGCTGCCAGGCCGACAAACTGCTCGATTTCCTGCGCCACCACGAAGCCGATACCATCTATCTCGTTGGCGACATCGTCGACGGCTGGGCGTTGCGCTCGTCCTGGTACTGGCCGCAGCAGCATAACGACGTGGTGCAGAAGCTGCTCCGCCAGTCGCGCAAGGGCGTGCGGCTGATCTACATCCCCGGCAACCACGACGAATTCCTGCGCGACTACTACGGCACGCATTTCGGCGGCATCGAGGTGGTCGAGAACACGATCCATGAAGCCGCCGACGGCAAGCGCTATCTCGTCGTCCATGGCGACATGTTCGATCTCGTCGTGACGCAGGCGCGCTGGCTGGCGCTGCTCGGCGACAAGGCCTACGACTTTGCCATCAAGGCCAACCGCGTCTTCAACGCCATGCGGCGCATCTTCGGCGCGCCGTACTGGTCGCTGTCAAAGTGGGCCAAGATGAAGGTGAAGAACGCCGTCAATTATATCGGCGCCTTCGAGAAGGCGCTGGCGACCGAGGCGCAGCATCACAAGGTCGACGGGGTCATCTGCGGCCACATCCACACCGCGGCGCTGCACGACGATTTCGGCCTGCGCTACATCAATTGCGGCGACTGGGTCGAGAGCTGCACGGCGGTGGCCGAGAACCAGGACGGCACGTTCGAGATCATCACCTGGATCCACGACGGCCGCGTCAAGGCCCCGGCGCAACTGCCGGCGCGGGCGCAGGCGGCTTGATGAAAATTCTCATCGTCACCGACGCCTGGCACCCGCAGGTCAATGGCGTCGTGCGCACGCTCGGCCAAGTCGCGCGCGAAGCGGCCGGCTTCGGCGTCACCGTCGAATTCCTGACGCCGGCGGAATTTCGCACGCTGCCGATGCCGAGCTATCCGGAAATCCGGCTGGCGCTGGCGAGTGCCGGCGCGATCGAGCGGCGCCTCGACATCATCCAGCCGAATGCCATTCACATCGCGACCGAAGGGCCGCTCGGCCATGCCATGCGCCGGGTCTGCTTCCGCCGCGGTCTGCCGTTCACCACGAGCTTCCACACCCGCTTTCCCGATTATGTCGCCGAGCGCGTGACCTTGGCGCCGAAATGGTCCGGCGATCTGACCTGGGCGTGGCTGCGCCGCTTTCATGCTCAGAGCGCCGCGCTGCTCGCGGCGACGCCGACTTTGGTCGGGGAACTCGAAGGCCGCGGTTTCAAGAACGTGAAGTTGTGGCAGCGCGGCGTCGATGGCCGTGTGTTTCATCCCGAACGCAAGCGCATCCTCGATCTGCCGCGCCCGATCTTTCTCACCGTCGGCCGCGTCGCGGTCGAGAAAAACCTCGAGGAATTCCTCAAGCTCGATCTGCCGGGCACCAAGGTCGTGGTCGGCGACGGTCCGGCGCGGGATCATCTGGCGAAGAAATATCCCG
The Pseudolabrys sp. FHR47 genome window above contains:
- a CDS encoding SDR family oxidoreductase, with translation MDLGIAGRKAIVCASSRGLGKACAFALAEAGVEVVINGRDAKTVEATAAEIAKATGAKTHAVVADVATAEGQKALFAACAEPDILVNNNGGPPPRDFRELSRDMIIDGVIANMVVAIELTQKVIDKMAERRFGRIVNITSSSVKAPLPGLDLSSGARAGLTAFFAGVARTVADKNVTINSIQPGAFDTDRLKGILSGAAARTGKSVDEAAAARKATIPAKRFGTPEEFGAACAFLCSAQAGYITGQNLLIDGGTIPTAF
- a CDS encoding class I SAM-dependent methyltransferase, with translation MLRDPAKDVMEKAYAKWAPVYDVLCGPVFLNGRRAAAKAAHDVGGRILEIGVGTGLSFDDYDTTTEITGIDISEPMIARARERVASGRYPFVKELRVMDASALDFPDGSFDCVVGQFVITLVDNPEKVLSECARVLRPGGQIILVNHLYSEKGIAAAVERLLAQHARKLGLRPEFPFQRLADWARSHGGAELIERRKVKPFGVYTLVRFRRAERQSAAA
- a CDS encoding glycosyltransferase family 1 protein, translating into MKILIVTDAWHPQVNGVVRTLGQVAREAAGFGVTVEFLTPAEFRTLPMPSYPEIRLALASAGAIERRLDIIQPNAIHIATEGPLGHAMRRVCFRRGLPFTTSFHTRFPDYVAERVTLAPKWSGDLTWAWLRRFHAQSAALLAATPTLVGELEGRGFKNVKLWQRGVDGRVFHPERKRILDLPRPIFLTVGRVAVEKNLEEFLKLDLPGTKVVVGDGPARDHLAKKYPDAVFLGAKHGEELADIYASADVFVFPSLTDTYGLVLLEALASGVPVAAFPADAPRDVIGSAPVGCLDADLRRACLGALDLDKSACRSFAEGLTWEATARTFVTHVTEATQKPRRRRDRDRMAA
- a CDS encoding UDP-2,3-diacylglucosamine diphosphatase, whose translation is MTEPATRRFRALFISDIHLGTRGCQADKLLDFLRHHEADTIYLVGDIVDGWALRSSWYWPQQHNDVVQKLLRQSRKGVRLIYIPGNHDEFLRDYYGTHFGGIEVVENTIHEAADGKRYLVVHGDMFDLVVTQARWLALLGDKAYDFAIKANRVFNAMRRIFGAPYWSLSKWAKMKVKNAVNYIGAFEKALATEAQHHKVDGVICGHIHTAALHDDFGLRYINCGDWVESCTAVAENQDGTFEIITWIHDGRVKAPAQLPARAQAA
- a CDS encoding endonuclease domain-containing protein: MASRQNGDDRIWAVVDRTKSPPQREFARHMRADPTDAERKLWWHLRHRIELRATHFRRQVRIGPYIADFASHRLKLIIELDGSQHANRNSDVVRTQRLEADGYRVLRFWNNDVLTNIDGVLEVIVSAVSLLPPPPTPPHKGEGRRRR